Proteins encoded within one genomic window of Komagataella phaffii GS115 chromosome 3, complete sequence:
- a CDS encoding Lanosterol 14-alpha-demethylase, catalyzes the C-14 demethylation of lanosterol, translated as MSLVQELIQKISSLELTLVEKLSILFVAPFLLNALWQFIYSFRKDRVPLVFHWVPWVGSAVTYGMQPYEFFADCQRKYGDVFAFVLLGKVMTVYLGPKGHEFILNAKLNDVCAEDAYKHLTTPVFGEGVIYDCPNWKLMDQKKFVKGSLTKESFRSYVPKIRDEVLDYINNDPNFMGGDSKKKTGKTNVLNSQSELTILTASRSLLGDDMRKLLTKKWAKLFSDLDKGFTPLNFIFSHLPLPSYWTRDHAQKTISETYLSLINKRRATNDIGDRDLIDSLMKSSTYKDGSKMTDEEISHLLIGVLMGGQHTSASTSSWFLLHLGEKPELQEELFEEQERVLQGRELTYDDLANMPLHNQVIKETLRMHMPLHSIFRKVTRPLPVPNSKYVVPKGHYVLVSPGFAMTNDAYFPNASDFQPHRWDETVEPVSADAKETVDYGFGKVSKGVSSPYLPFGGGRHRCIGEHFAYCQLGTILNTFVRTFKWKAVVPQPDYTSMVTLPEPNLSTITWERRDN; from the coding sequence ATGAGTCTGGTCCAGGAGttgattcaaaagataAGCTCTTTGGAGCTCACCTTGGTGGAAAAGCTTTCCATCCTGTTCGTAGCTCCCTTCTTGTTGAACGCGCTATGGCAGTTTATCTACAGTTTCAGAAAGGACAGAGTTCCTTTGGTATTCCACTGGGTTCCATGGGTAGGCTCAGCAGTCACATATGGAATGCAACCATATGAATTTTTTGCAGActgtcaaagaaaatacGGAGACGTGTTTGCCTTTGTTTTGTTGGGTAAAGTTATGACAGTGTACCTCGGACCAAAAGGCCATGAGTTTATTTTAAATGCTAAACTAAACGACGTTTGTGCTGAAGATGCCTACAAGCACCTGACCACTCCTGTATTTGGTGAAGGTGTTATTTACGATTGTCCCAACTGGAAGTTGATGGACCAGAAGAAGTTTGTTAAAGGATCTTTAACCAAGGAGTCCTTCAGATCTTATGTCCCTAAGATTAGAGATGAAGTCCTGGATTACATCAATAATGACCCTAACTTCATGGGAGGTGATtctaaaaagaaaactggaaAGACCAATGTCCTGAACTCTCAGTCCGAGCTTACGATCTTGACCGCTTCCAGATCTCTACTGGGAGATGATATGAGAAAACTACTGACTAAGAAATGGGCTAAACTGTTTAGTGACCTAGACAAAGGATTTACTCCTTTAAACTTCATTTTCTCTCATCTTCCTCTACCAAGTTACTGGACTCGTGATCATGCTCAAAAGACCATTTCTGAGACTTATTTATCTTTGATTAACAAGAGAAGAGCTACAAACGACATTGGTGACAGAGATTTGATCGATTCATTAATGAAATCTTCTACATACAAAGATGGTAGCAAGATGACCGACGAGGAGATTTCCCACTTGTTAATCGGAGTTCTTATGGGTGGCCAGCACACTTCTGCCTCCACTTCATCGTGGTTTTTGTTGCATCTCGGAGAGAAACCAGAGCTGCAGGAGGaattatttgaagaacagGAAAGGGTACTTCAAGGGCGTGAGTTGACTTATGACGATCTTGCTAATATGCCTTTACACAATCAAGTCATCAAGGAAACTTTGCGCATGCACATGCCTCTACACTCAATCTTTAGAAAGGTCACTCGTCCTCTTCCCGTTCCTAACTCAAAGTATGTGGTTCCTAAGGGTCATTATGTATTGGTTTCACCTGGATTTGCCATGACCAACGATGCGTACTTCCCAAACGCTAGTGACTTCCAGCCACACAGATGGgatgaaactgttgaaCCAGTCTCAGCTGACGCAAAGGAAACTGTTGACTACGGATTTGGTAAAGTCTCCAAAGGTGTTTCTTCTCCTTACTTACCAtttggaggaggaagacATAGATGTATTGGCGAACATTTTGCGTACTGTCAGTTAGGAACCATCTTGAACACATTCGTTAGAACCTTCAAGTGGAAGGCCGTAGTCCCTCAGCCGGACTATACCTCAATGGTTACTCTTCCTGAACCTAATTTGTCTACTATTACATGGGAAAGACGCGATAATTAG
- a CDS encoding mitochondrial 54S ribosomal protein YmL38/YmL34: MIYLKTMLKCIDNSGAQMVECIKVLRKNPKNFASIGDKIVCVVQKARPSTSTITGASASNRVKRGDIVRAVIVRTKKETQRPDGSVIRFDDNACVLLNKNDEPIATRISSVVAKELRDKNFNKIVSLAPKVV, from the coding sequence ATGATATACCTTAAGACGATGCTTAAATGCATCGACAATTCTGGTGCGCAGATGGTTGAATGCATCAAGGTGTTGAGAAAGAACCCGAAGAACTTTGCTTCCATTGGAGACAAGATTGTCTGTGTGGTGCAGAAGGCCAGACCTTCCACTTCCACGATCACTGGTGCTTCGGCTTCTAACAGAGTCAAAAGGGGAGACATAGTCCGGGCAGTTATTGTGAGAACAAAGAAGGAAACTCAGAGACCAGATGGTTCAGTGATCAGATTTGATGATAACGCATGTGTTCTGTTGAACAAGAATGATGAACCCATAGCCACCAGAATCAGTAGCGTTGTAGCCAAGGAGCTGCGTGACAAGAACTTTAACAAAATAGTATCGTTGGCGCCCAAGGTCGTGTAG
- a CDS encoding Glycoprotein involved in cell wall beta-glucan assembly produces the protein MFWLLVLSLISQALAVVEFTSPEGGETFSVSGSTVTIPIEFKDDESFPSIADASNLVISLCTGPNGDISCSEIETTPPADLLSGSTYEYDASVLATFGRSGSYYLQIYSKYSGGYAIVYSDRFSLQSMTGTLTPSGSGSPPANDISMSNAQNAEISKSFTVPYTLQTGRTRYAPMQTQPSGTVSATGWTRRYPTSSVSYYSTLVPSPAVYSTITPGWDYSYTSAVNFATPAPYPSQNGGWYAASRRISRPFIQATTALQRRWAY, from the coding sequence ATGTTTTGGTTATTGGTTTTGTCTCTTATCTCACAAGCTTTAGCTGTCGTGGAGTTCACTAGCCCTGAAGGTGGTGAAACCTTCAGCGTCAGTGGTTCGACCGTAACTATCCCTATTGAGttcaaagatgatgaaagCTTCCCCAGCATTGCAGATGCCAGTAACTTGGTTATCTCCTTATGTACTGGTCCAAATGGTGACATCAGCTGTTCCGAAATTGAGACCACTCCCCCCGCTGACCTTCTGTCGGGCTCCACGTATGAATACGATGCAAGCGTACTGGCAACATTTGGAAGAAGCGGAAGCTACTATTTACAGATATATTCCAAATACTCGGGTGGTTATGCCATCGTGTATTCTGATAGATTTTCCCTGCAGAGCATGACAGGTACTTTGACTCCTTCAGGTTCTGGTTCTCCTCCAGCAAACGACATTTCCATGAGCAACGCACAAAATGCCGAGATATCCAAATCTTTTACCGTACCATACACCTTACAAACTGGTCGTACGCGGTATGCTCCCATGCAAACTCAACCATCTGGCACTGTGTCCGCAACCGGTTGGACTAGAAGATACCCCACCAGCTCTGTTAGTTACTACTCTACACTAGTCCCTAGCCCAGCTGTGTATTCGACCATAACTCCGGGGTGGGATTACTCATACACTTCTGCAGTTAACTTTGCCACACCCGCTCCTTACCCTTCACAGAACGGAGGATGGTATGCAGCCAGCAGACGTATTAGCAGACCTTTCATTCAAGCTACTACTGCTCTACAACGCCGATGGGCCTACTGA
- a CDS encoding Bifunctional enzyme exhibiting indole-3-glycerol-phosphate synthase and anthranilate synthase activi: protein MTKRVLLIDNYDSFTWNLYQYLCQEGAHVDVYRNDEITLEQVSQLNPDVVVISPGPGHPTTDSGISVDVIKTFKGKIPIFGVCMGQQCMIAAFGGVVEYAGEIVHGKTSPIAHDGKGLFQHIPDGVVVTRYHSLAAESKSLPPVLEVTAKTDNGIIMGIRHKEYVIEGVQFHPESILTEEGHRMVRNMLEYSTGLWETSTSKTEQAKIPEPKKSILDEIFAKRIQDVEAQKKVPGKSLEHLQKYIDWGLAPKQIDFYQRLQSTISQGKSAILAEIKRASPSKGDIDINANAAEQAVKYATAGCAAISVLTEPTWFKGNIDDLRYARIAMEGIPNRPALLRKEFIFDPYQILEAKLAGADTVLLIVKMLSDETLKSLYNFSLSLGMEPLVEVNNETELKRALKIGSKIIGVNNRNLHDFGVDLNTTSQISTLIIEDDGVILIALSGIFGTKETLHYRSQNVKAFLIGEALMRSKDASSFVKELVETV from the coding sequence ATGACTAAACGAGTCCTTTTGATTGATAACTACGATTCCTTCACTTGGAACTTGTACCAGTATCTGTGCCAGGAGGGTGCCCATGTTGATGTGTATAGGAATGACGAGATTACATTGGAGCAAGTCTCTCAACTGAATCCCGATGTTGTCGTCATCTCCCCAGGCCCTGGTCATCCAACAACTGATAGTGGAATTTCAGTAGACGTCATCAAGACATTCAAGGGTAAGATACCTATATTTGGTGTCTGCATGGGCCAGCAATGTATGATTGCAGCTTTCGGAGGTGTGGTAGAGTACGCTGGCGAGATTGTTCATGGGAAGACCAGCCCTATCGCTCATGACGGCAAAGGGCTGTTCCAACATATTCCGGACGGAGTGGTTGTGACGAGATATCACTCACTTGCTGCAGAGTCCAAAAGTTTACCTCCAGTACTAGAGGTCACTGCCAAAACTGATAATGGCATTATTATGGGCATAAGGCACAAAGAATATGTCATTGAAGGTGTACAATTTCACCCAGAAAGTATTTTGACTGAAGAGGGTCACAGGATGGTAAGAAACATGCTGGAATACTCGACAGGTCTTTGGGAAACAAGCACCTCAAAAACTGAGCAGGCTAAAATACCTGAACCCAAGAAGTCTATATTGGATGAGATATTCGCAAAACGAATTCAAGATGTGGAGGCTCAGAAGAAGGTGCCTGGTAAAAGTTTGGAGCATTTGCAAAAATACATTGATTGGGGACTTGCACCCAAACAGATTGATTTCTATCAAAGATTGCAATCCACTATTTCACAAGGCAAGTCTGCAATTTTAGCGGAGATCAAGAGAGCGTCCCCTTCTAAGGGAGATATTGATATTAACGCTAATGCAGCAGAACAGGCTGTCAAGTATGCCACTGCTGGATGTGCTGCCATTAGTGTGCTGACTGAACCCACCTGGTTTAAAGGAAATATTGACGACTTACGATATGCTCGCATTGCCATGGAAGGCATACCCAACAGACCGGCACTTTTGCGAAAGGAGTTTATATTTGATCCCTATCAAATACTGGAAGCCAAGCTAGCCGGGGCAGACACTGTCCTTTTGATTGTGAAAATGCTAAGTGATGAGACTTTGAAGTCTTTGTATAATTTTTCCCTAAGCCTTGGAATGGAACCCTTGGTAGAAGTGAACAATGAAACTGAGTTGAAAAGagcattgaaaattggaagcAAGATTATTGGGGTGAACAATAGAAACTTGCACGATTTTGGAGTTGACTTGAACACAACTTCACAGATATCCACATTGATTATTGAAGACGATGGTGTGATTCTTATAGCCCTAAGTGGAATCTTTGGAACCAAGGAGACACTTCACTATCGATCGCAGAATGTTAAGGCATTTTTAATAGGAGAGGCCCTAATGAGAAGCAAAGACGCTTCTAGTTTTGTGAAGGAACTGGTTGAAACAGTCTAG
- a CDS encoding cAMP-dependent protein kinase catalytic subunit, whose protein sequence is MDYNQVHLNTIQQLNEPQKSNTPPAQSHMIGMPIVPVYPTEYPSDSMQHSPPDSTSRFQHLLVHHRNEDPQTQKYIQEHHIRQLLRLEKEEQQQKELQQQQQEQEQTEQGESESTEQPSIRVTKDKYNINDFRLVRTLGTGSFGRVHLVRSVHNGRYYAMKVLRKRQVAKAKQIEHTNDERKILAMVQHPFITRMWGTFQDSKSIFLVMEYIEGGELFSLLRKSKTFPNQVAKFYAAEAFLALEYLHSHNIIYRDLKPENILLTKSGHIKLTDFGFAKEVKLKTYTLCGTPDYIAPEVIAVQPYNRAADWWSFGILIYEMLSGTTPFYDQSPMKTYENITRCELRFPPGDSFFQADSRDLLTKLITKDVTYRLGNLQNGSYDIKSHAWFQEVVWENLLNGNIETPYEPNIPSGVGDSSQFDHYPEDEYDYGVQGKDEFGYLFPDF, encoded by the coding sequence ATGGACTATAATCAGGTACACTTGAACACCATACAGCAGCTCAACGAGCCGCAAAAATCTAATACGCCCCCTGCCCAATCACATATGATCGGCATGCCTATTGTTCCAGTATACCCTACTGAGTATCCATCAGACTCAATGCAACACTCGCCACCAGATAGCACTTCGAGATTTCAACATTTACTTGTGCATCATCGTAATGAAGATCCTCAGACACAGAAGTATATACAGGAGCATCACATACGGCAATTGCTTCGTCTTGAAAAGGAGGAGCAGCAGCAAAAAGAACtacagcaacagcaacaggAACAGGAACAAACAGAACAGGGCGAAAGCGAATCCACAGAGCAGCCATCGATTAGAGTAACCAAGGACAAGTATAACATTAATGATTTCAGGCTGGTACGCACCCTGGGAACGGGCTCTTTCGGAAGGGTGCATTTGGTTCGATCCGTCCATAATGGGCGTTACTACGCGATGAAGGTATTGCGTAAGCGTCAAGTAGCCAAAGCCAAACAAATAGAACATACCAACGATGAACGAAAGATTCTTGCAATGGTTCAACACCCCTTCATTACACGTATGTGGGGCACATTTCAGGACTCTAAGAGCATATTCCTGGTGATGGAATATATTGAGGGTGGGGAACTTTTTTCACTCCTTAGGAAATCCAAAACCTTCCCAAACCAAGTCGCCAAGTTTTATGCAGCTGAAGCATTTCTTGCATTGGAGTATTTGCATTCACATAATATCATTTATCGAGATCTTAAACCAGAGAACATTTTGTTAACCAAATCAGGACACATCAAACTAACAGATTTCGGGTTTGCTAAAGAAgtcaaactgaaaacttATACTCTTTGCGGAACTCCAGATTACATCGCCCCTGAAGTTATTGCAGTGCAACCATACAACAGAGCTGCTGATTGGTGGTCGTTTGGAATCCTCATATACGAGATGTTGAGTGGAACTACTCCCTTTTACGACCAGTCACCTATGAAGACGTATGAGAACATCACTAGATGCGAATTGCGATTTCCTCCCGGtgattcttttttccaagCGGATTCACGGGACCTTCTTACTAAACTTATTACTAAGGATGTGACGTATAGACTAGGGAACCTTCAAAATGGATCATATGACATCAAATCCCATGCTTGGTTCCAAGAAGTTGTATGGGAGAACCTCTTGAATGGAAATATAGAGACTCCATATGAGCCGAACATTCCATCAGGAGTGGGTGACAGTTCTCAATTTGACCATTATCCAGAAGACGAATACGATTACGGTGTTCAGGGTAAAGATGAGTTTGGATATCTATTTCCGGACTTTTAG
- a CDS encoding Glutamate decarboxylase, converts glutamate into gamma-aminobutyric acid (GABA) has product MTLSNNTKRRESSITPDQQKLIEKYLEKKNVHHQKKLQHVTHTSTNVNLSSIKWKSLRLEDCGVSIPDSGLPAKIAYESIHDSLNLDGNPTLNLASFVNTGYINDYSEPLIHENLVKNLADNDEYPVMLELHERCLQMLTELWNGDSKKSIGSATTGSSEAIMLGGLAMKKNWQTKRRAAGKSTEKPNIIMASCCQVALEKFARYFEVDARIISCDNNDYILDYDLIYDACDENTIGIFVILGSTYTGAFEDVALVNKILDRVEKEKGFDIPIHVDGASGAFVAPFIYPDLEWDFRVPRVKSINTSGHKFGLVTAGLGWIVFKDKEWLPKDLVFELRYLGGLEYSFTLNFSRPGHQVIHQYFNFVALGKNGYSSIFDTCLTNARLLSSFLEETNYFKVVSNVHRPVEAGTTPHADDHLAFHPSLPVVSFQFNEEFSKQYPEIPQSIISTLMRNKGWIIPNYPLPRTTKPVKDDEREILRVVVRYNLTLELLQKLMSDIVSTLTVLTNSCKLIRESLNNDALEDTDIIYDMLLSIALDGSENLVKSSIKDHKHAGAC; this is encoded by the coding sequence ATGACCCTATCAAACAACACCaagagaagagaaagttcCATTACTCCAGATCAACAGAAGCTTATTGAAAAGTACCTCGAAAAGAAGAATGTACATCATCAGAAGAAACTGCAGCATGTAACGCACACTTCTACCAATGTCAACCTATCATCCATCAAATGGAAGAGTTTGCGATTGGAGGACTGCGGTGTTTCAATCCCTGATTCAGGATTACCAGCCAAGATTGCTTATGAATCAATCCACGATAGTTTGAACCTCGATGGAAACCCcactttgaacttggcCTCGTTTGTTAACACTGGTTACATCAACGATTATAGTGAGCCATTGATTCATGAGAACTTGGTGAAAAACTTGGCTGACAATGATGAGTATCCAGTCATGCTGGAGTTACACGAAAGATGTCTCCAAATGCTTACTGAATTGTGGAACGGTGATTCTAAGAAGAGCATTGGTTCTGCCACTACAGGCTCTTCTGAAGCCATTATGCTTGGGGGACTGGCtatgaagaaaaattggcAAACCAAGAGGCGTGCTGCTGGTAAAAGCACCGAGAAGCCTAACATTATCATGGCTTCCTGTTGCCAAGTTGCGTTAGAGAAGTTTGCCCGATACTTTGAAGTAGACGCTCGTATCATTTCGTGTGACAACAATGACTACATTCTGGACTATGATTTGATATATGATGCTTGTGACGAGAATACCATAGGTATTTTTGTTATTCTTGGATCGACCTATACTGGTGCTTTTGAGGACGTTGCTTTAGTCAATAAAATTTTAGACCGTGTTGAAAAGGAGAAGGGATTCGACATTCCAATCCATGTGGACGGCGCCTCCGGGGCTTTTGTTGCCCCTTTTATCTATCCAGACCTGGAATGGGATTTTAGAGTTCCTCGTGTCAAATCAATCAACACTTCAGGCCACAAGTTTGGACTCGTCACAGCAGGTTTAGGTTGgattgttttcaaagacaaggaATGGCTTCCTAAAGACCTTGTTTTTGAATTACGCTATTTGGGTGGTCTAGAATACAGTTTTACTCTAAACTTCTCCCGTCCGGGACACCAAGTCATCCACcaatatttcaattttgtcGCTTTAGGAAAGAATGGATACTCGTCTATTTTTGATACATGCTTAACAAATGCCAGGCTTCTTTCAtcctttttggaagagacGAACTACTTCAAGGTGGTATCGAACGTTCATCGTCCTGTGGAAGCGGGCACAACGCCTCACGCTGATGATCACCTTGCTTTTCATCCCAGTTTGCCAGTGGTTTCTTTCCAGTTCAACGAAGAGTTTTCCAAGCAATATCCTGAAATTCCTCAATCAATCATATCCACTTTAATGAGAAACAAGGGTTGGATCATTCCTAATTATCCTCTGCCAAGAACAACTAAACCAGTGAAGGATGATGAGAGAGAAATTCTTCGTGTGGTGGTTAGATACAACTTAACCCTAGAGCTACTTCAGAAGCTGATGAGTGACATAGTGTCCACATTAACTGTTTTGACTAACTCATGCAAGTTGATTAGAGAGTCTTTGAATAACGATGCTTTGGAGGATACAGACATTATTTACGATATGCTTCTAAGTATTGCTTTGGACGGTAGCGAGAATTTGGTCAAGTCGTCAATCAAAGATCATAAACACGCGGGAGCTTGTTAA
- a CDS encoding Vacuolar membrane zinc transporter: MNQYNGWTFVLLSSLLTILGALTVYLDSIYNALTPKWLSKRYPLQITGNNNFLTCSLALSSGCLMFTSMFKLLPSSLEYFQQYFKDSELFALRYTLLFYVLGMLFCGILNMIIHFLTSDSIVHCVHDTEANDPVDDHGAHDHHNNHSHDHNSEHHEHQHRPMEMLSSRKSLVDIALSKIKDQPLDGNCHGYTTVDQCKSAELEPLLSNSSANNSPIYSQTGHDMENSDVFSNYEEHHHHHVNTPTSKLLSIGVQTLLAITLHKFPEGFILYSTSKVNPELGVAIFLSMFIHNYIEGMSMCLPLFFALDSRLKAVSIVSLVGGLAQPLGAYLGYLYFQTHTINNRTNFVFAVLIAATSGFLTIIGLQMFASSLSFGGSQFKVLTCCTTGIALISLGYTMI; the protein is encoded by the coding sequence ATGAATCAATATAACGGCTGGACATTTGTCTTACTGTCCTCTCTACTAACGATTCTGGGGGCTTTGACTGTTTACCTAGACAGTATCTACAACGCGCTCACCCCAAAATGGCTCTCTAAGCGTTATCCATTACAGATTACGGGTAACAATAACTTCCTGACTTGCTCTCTAGCTTTGAGTTCTGGATGCCTCATGTTCACATCGATGTTCAAGTTGTTGCCCAGCTCGTTAGAATACTTCCAACAGTATTTTAAGGACTCCGAGTTGTTTGCATTAAGGTACACCCTATTGTTCTATGTTTTAGGAATGCTGTTTTGTGGCATTCTTAACATGATCATCCACTTCCTCACAAGTGACAGTATTGTTCACTGTGTCCATGACACTGAAGCTAATGATCCAGTTGACGACCATGGTGCCCACGATCACCACAATAATCACAGCCATGATCACAACTCGGAACACCATGAACATCAACATCGACCGATGGAAATGCTTTCAAGCCGGAAGTCACTGGTAGATATTGCCCtttccaagatcaaagatCAGCCATTAGACGGTAACTGTCACGGATATACCACTGTTGATCAATGCAAGAGTGCCGAGCTAGAGCCGCTTTTATCTAATTCCTCTGCTAACAACAGCCCAATATATTCTCAAACTGGACATGATATGGAAAACTCAGATGTGTTTTCCAACTATGAAGAACATCACCACCACCATGTGAACACCCCTACTTCGAAACTTCTTTCGATCGGCGTGCAAACACTGCTGGCTATCACGTTACACAAGTTCCCTGAAGGATTTATCCTCTACTCCACCTCCAAAGTTAACCCCGAACTGGGTGTAGCCATCTTCCTATCCATGTTCATCCACAATTACATCGAAGGAATGTCAATGTGCTTACCACTGTTCTTTGCTTTGGACTCCAGGCTGAAAGCTGTCAGTATTGTTTCATTAGTCGGTGGACTAGCACAGCCATTGGGTGCCTACCTAGGGTACTTATATTTCCAGACTCATACCATCAACAACCGTACAAACTTTGTGTTTGCAGTTCTAATTGCTGCAACAAGTGGGTTTTTAACCATTATAGGGTTGCAGATGTTTGCTAGTAGTTTAAGTTTTGGTGGATCTCAATTTAAGGTACTTACATGCTGCACCACAGGTATTGCACTAATTTCATTAGGCTACACAATGATATGA
- a CDS encoding Component of the septin ring of the mother-bud neck that is required for cytokinesis, which yields MSDYIASSAALRKKKTLKKSINFSVMVVGGSGSGRSTFINSLCDQQIVDISANRLPGPQEFDPDSPLGFLFQLRRSNVELEDNEGVRISLNIIDTPGFGRGVENLSQFEVILNYIKHQYDEILIEESKLKRNPRFKDGRVHCCLYLVEATGHGLREIDVELMKQLSTLVNLIPVISKSDSLTETELQLNKRLIREDLTFYGIPVYDFNDEFFQIDKESDYESYQIAQYLNNSVPFAVMGSNKVIDSADPATGHRRVREYPWGLVDVDDNAVSELSVLRNTLLISHLNDFKEYTHEVLYENYRAQALGNDDRYETDGLIDSNRSPISYSRDQSQFDAVTKPLVADSYLAREEQIRLEEERLRVFEERVQSDLLRKRQELEEREKELADIERRLASGAIDV from the coding sequence ATGAGTGATTACATTGCGAGCAGTGCTGCTCttagaaagaaaaagaccttgaaaaaatcaatcaatttttcagtgatGGTTGTGGGAGGTTCCGGATCTGGAAGATCCACATTTATCAATAGCTTGTGTGACCAGCAAATAGTTGACATTTCTGCCAACAGGCTGCCTGGGCCACAAGAGTTTGATCCTGACTCACCTCTGGGATTTTTATTCCAATTGCGTCGCAGTAATGTGGAGTTGGAGGATAACGAAGGTGTGAGGATCTCGTTGAACATCATTGATACTCCAGGCTTTGGCCGTGGCGTGGAAAACCTATCACAGTTTGAAGTAATACTGAATTATATCAAACACCAGTATGACGAAATTTTAATTGAGGAGAGTAAACTGAAGCGTAATCCCCGCTTTAAGGATGGAAGAGTCCACTGCTGTCTTTATTTGGTAGAGGCAACTGGACACGGATTGAGAGAAATTGACGTGGAACTCATGAAGCAACTAAGTACGTTGGTTAATTTGATTCCGGTAATCAGCAAGAGTGATTCGTTGACAGAAACTGAGTTACAATTGAACAAACGTCTGATTAGAGAGGACTTGACATTTTACGGAATCCCAGTCTACGATTTTAACGACgaatttttccaaattgaCAAAGAAAGCGACTATGAAAGTTACCAAATTGCACAGTACCTGAATAACAGTGTTCCATTTGCTGTTATGGGCAGCAACAAAGTTATTGACTCGGCAGACCCTGCAACTGGACACCGCCGTGTTCGTGAGTACCCATGGGGTCTGGTAGATGTAGATGATAACGCCGTTTCTGAGCTAAGTGTGCTGCGCAATACTCTTCTGATTTCGCACTTGAATGACTTCAAAGAATATACCCATGAAGTTCTCTATGAAAATTACAGAGCCCAGGCCCTAGGGAACGACGATCGATATGAAACGGATGGTTTGATTGACAGCAACAGATCCCCAATCAGTTATTCACGAGACCAGTCACAGTTTGATGCTGTAACAAAGCCATTGGTTGCGGACTCCTATTTGGCAAGGGAGGAACAAATTAGACTAGAGGAAGAAAGGTTGAGAGTATTTGAAGAGAGGGTCCAGAGCGATCTCTTGCGGAAGCGCCAAGAACTCGAGGAGCGTGAAAAAGAGTTGGCAGATATTGAAAGGCGTCTTGCCTCTGGAGCAATTGATGTTTAA
- a CDS encoding Transcription factor involved in cell-type-specific transcription and pheromone response produces MSDSSLKQESQGNPVSAGAESGANPNDDNNNNNNNNSNDNASTLRTENRTINDDLDDDDDGEPGSSRTPRERRKIEIKFIQDKSRRHITFSKRKRGVMKKAYELSVLTGTQVLLLVVSETGLVYTFTTPKLQPLVTRPEGKNLIQNCLNASDDPSQLDPRGPLGDSNDVPGQSQGSSGPGHGEGSATPNQGDVLDGGHGHQQHGAPNYAHPAAAAAVAVAAGNHPHGSGGGNENAGGPVGGPVGGPVGGPQGAGQSGGQVPYLNPDGSAVYHPYY; encoded by the coding sequence ATGTCAGACAGCTCTTTAAAGCAAGAATCTCAAGGCAACCCTGTCTCTGCTGGTGCTGAGTCAGGTGCAAACCCCAACGAcgacaacaacaacaacaataacaACAACAGTAATGATAATGCCAGTACTCTTCGAACAGAGAACCGTACCATAAACGACGAtcttgatgatgacgacgaTGGTGAACCTGGCTCTTCTAGGACGCCGAGGGAACGCCGTAAGATTGAGATCAAATTCATTCAGGATAAGAGTCGTCGTCACATTACCTTCTCCAAGAGAAAGCGTGGTGTGATGAAAAAGGCCTACGAGCTTTCAGTACTCACAGGGACACAGGTATTGCTGTTGGTGGTTTCAGAGACTGGACTGGTCTACACTTTCACTACTCCCAAGTTGCAACCTTTGGTGACTCGTCCAGAGGGGAAGAACTTGATTCAGAACTGTTTGAATGCCTCGGACGACCCGAGCCAACTTGACCCTCGAGGGCCATTGGGTGATTCCAATGATGTTCCAGGACAATCTCAAGGATCCTCTGGCCCAGGCCATGGCGAAGGGTCTGCTACGCCTAACCAAGGCGATGTTTTAGACGGAGGCCATGGTCACCAGCAACATGGTGCACCTAACTATGCCCATCCTGCTGCGGCAGCTGCTGTAGCTGTTGCTGCTGGAAATCACCCACATGGCTCTGGTGGTGGGAATGAGAATGCTGGAGGACCTGTCGGAGGACCTGTAGGGGGACCTGTGGGGGGCCCTCAAGGTGCTGGTCAATCTGGCGGCCAAGTTCCTTACTTGAATCCTGATGGGTCGGCTGTATACCACCCATACTACTGA